In a genomic window of Mycolicibacter heraklionensis:
- a CDS encoding TetR/AcrR family transcriptional regulator, giving the protein MTSRRSTASPAEQEAAILKAAAEEVGLVGVGRASLDVIARQAGVSRSTLYRRFPTRDALITELGRRAFDNAMVQLRTVAVDSGPKNAAVAAFRAGLRLLTTDPVVRKLLRLDAGVPMMAGMYQEAEAFLESASSAMAKALRAAGATMPDADLVAAAELHVRLAASIAQVSTPVLDPSDDEAVSAYAKKYLAPLVW; this is encoded by the coding sequence ATGACATCGCGACGCAGTACCGCGAGCCCAGCCGAGCAAGAGGCGGCCATCCTCAAAGCGGCCGCCGAAGAAGTCGGCCTGGTCGGGGTGGGCCGCGCCAGCCTTGATGTCATCGCCCGCCAGGCGGGGGTCAGCCGCAGTACCTTGTACCGGCGCTTCCCGACGCGGGACGCCCTGATCACCGAGCTCGGTCGCCGGGCCTTCGACAATGCGATGGTTCAGCTGCGCACCGTCGCGGTGGACTCCGGGCCGAAGAACGCGGCGGTGGCGGCGTTTCGTGCTGGGTTGCGGCTGCTCACCACCGATCCGGTGGTGCGAAAGCTGCTCCGGCTTGACGCCGGTGTGCCGATGATGGCCGGGATGTACCAGGAGGCCGAGGCATTCCTGGAAAGCGCGTCGAGCGCGATGGCCAAGGCGCTACGAGCCGCCGGAGCCACCATGCCCGACGCCGACTTGGTGGCCGCCGCCGAACTGCATGTGCGCTTGGCCGCATCGATCGCCCAGGTGTCGACGCCGGTGCTCGACCCGAGTGACGACGAGGCGGTCAGCGCCTACGCGAAGAAGTATCTGGCGCCGCTGGTCTGGTAG
- a CDS encoding acyl-ACP desaturase, with protein MAERPVANALIRELEPVVDANLVRHIDTVDPWFAHDFVPFEQGQNFAFLGGTDWDPSQVSLPKAITDACEILLVEKDSLAGYHRELVEHFILEDKWGRWIGRWTAEEHLHAIALREYLIVTREIDPDENERVRMEHVQKGYRANHYSQVETLVFMAFYERACAEFCRNLADKTDEPVLKGLIGRIAADEERHEEFFSNLVAHCLDYVHDETVAAIAARAAELKIVGADIDGYADRQAGIAEAGIFGPDQLRRVISDRISAWGLAANPDLKPFVIG; from the coding sequence ATGGCTGAACGTCCCGTTGCTAATGCACTGATCCGCGAGCTGGAGCCGGTGGTCGACGCGAACCTGGTCCGGCACATCGACACGGTGGACCCGTGGTTCGCGCACGACTTCGTGCCGTTCGAGCAGGGCCAGAACTTCGCCTTCCTCGGTGGCACGGACTGGGACCCGTCGCAGGTCAGCTTGCCCAAGGCGATCACCGACGCCTGCGAGATCCTGCTCGTCGAGAAGGACAGCCTGGCCGGCTACCACCGTGAGCTGGTCGAGCACTTCATCCTCGAGGACAAGTGGGGACGCTGGATCGGCAGGTGGACCGCCGAAGAGCACCTGCACGCCATCGCGTTGCGCGAGTACCTGATCGTGACCCGGGAGATCGACCCCGACGAGAACGAGCGTGTTCGCATGGAGCACGTCCAGAAGGGCTACCGCGCCAACCATTACAGCCAGGTCGAGACGCTGGTGTTCATGGCCTTCTACGAGCGCGCCTGCGCCGAGTTCTGCCGCAATCTGGCCGACAAGACCGACGAGCCGGTGCTCAAGGGGCTGATCGGTCGGATCGCAGCCGACGAGGAACGCCACGAGGAGTTCTTCTCCAACCTGGTCGCGCACTGCCTGGACTACGTGCATGACGAGACGGTGGCCGCGATCGCAGCCCGCGCCGCCGAGCTCAAGATCGTCGGCGCCGACATCGATGGCTACGCCGACCGGCAGGCCGGAATCGCCGAAGCGGGCATCTTCGGGCCCGACCAGTTGCGCCGGGTGATCTCCGACCGAATCAGCGCTTGGGGCTTGGCTGCCAACCCCGATCTGAAGCCGTTCGTCATCGGCTGA
- a CDS encoding DUF4245 domain-containing protein has translation MTTEPQPAPKPAKPRILQDWRDMFWSLVPLALACVALAGLAGTCAFRPGGITAGPVPPYDAVAALNADAQTLGFPVRLPQLPDGWQPNSGTRGSITDGRADSAGQRLRAVTSRVGYVSPTGMYVSLTQSNADEVPLVASIQPGLHPTGTEDVDGTRWVVYQGDGDSVWTTRLAGKSGAAQLAISSSGGPELFRTLAAAVQSQAPLPATR, from the coding sequence GTGACCACAGAGCCCCAGCCGGCGCCCAAGCCCGCGAAACCACGCATATTGCAGGACTGGCGCGACATGTTCTGGTCGCTTGTGCCCCTGGCCCTGGCGTGCGTTGCGCTGGCCGGACTGGCCGGAACCTGCGCATTTCGGCCGGGGGGCATCACCGCCGGGCCGGTGCCGCCCTATGACGCCGTCGCGGCGCTGAACGCCGATGCGCAGACTCTCGGGTTCCCGGTCCGGCTGCCGCAGCTGCCCGACGGCTGGCAACCCAACTCCGGCACCCGCGGCAGCATCACCGACGGCCGCGCCGACTCCGCGGGCCAGCGGTTGCGCGCGGTCACCTCTCGGGTGGGCTACGTCAGCCCGACCGGGATGTACGTGAGCCTGACGCAGAGCAACGCCGACGAGGTCCCGCTGGTCGCGTCGATCCAGCCTGGCCTGCACCCGACCGGGACCGAGGACGTCGACGGCACCCGGTGGGTGGTCTACCAAGGCGACGGCGATTCGGTGTGGACCACCCGCCTGGCCGGAAAATCCGGGGCAGCCCAGCTCGCGATCAGCAGTTCGGGCGGTCCCGAGTTGTTCCGGACTCTGGCGGCGGCCGTGCAGTCGCAGGCGCCGCTGCCGGCGACCCGATAG
- the glyA gene encoding serine hydroxymethyltransferase, translating into MSTPLADLDPDIAELLGKELGRQRDTLEMIASENFVPRAVLQAQGSVLTNKYAEGLPGRRYYGGCEHVDVVENIARDRAKELFGADFANVQPHSGAQANAAVLQALMEPGDRLLGLDLANGGHLTHGMRLNFSGKLYENAFYGVDPVTHRIDMDVVRSQALEFKPKVIIAGWSAYPRIVDFAAFRSIADEVDATLWVDMAHFAGLVAAGLHPSPVPHAQVVSTTVHKTLGGPRSGLIVGQKEFAKQINSAVFPGQQGGPLMHVIAAKAVALKIAGTPEFAERQQRVLSGAKILAERLLAADVAKAGVSVVSGGTDVHLVLVDLRDSPLDGQMAEDLLHEVGITVNRNAVPNDPRPPMVTSGLRVGTPALAARGFGDAEFTEVADVIATALAAGSAADVPALRARVAKLAQDFPLYDGLEDWKLA; encoded by the coding sequence ATGTCGACTCCGCTGGCCGACCTCGACCCCGACATCGCCGAGCTGCTCGGCAAGGAACTGGGGCGTCAGCGCGACACGCTGGAGATGATCGCCTCGGAGAACTTCGTGCCGCGGGCGGTGCTGCAGGCGCAGGGCAGCGTGTTGACGAACAAGTACGCCGAGGGCCTGCCGGGCCGGCGCTACTACGGCGGGTGCGAGCACGTCGACGTGGTGGAGAACATCGCCCGTGACCGCGCCAAGGAGTTGTTCGGCGCCGACTTCGCCAACGTCCAGCCGCACTCGGGCGCGCAGGCCAACGCCGCGGTGCTGCAGGCGCTGATGGAGCCCGGTGACCGACTGCTGGGCCTCGACCTGGCCAACGGGGGACACCTGACCCACGGGATGCGGCTGAACTTCTCCGGCAAGCTTTATGAGAACGCCTTCTACGGCGTCGACCCCGTCACCCACCGCATCGACATGGACGTGGTCCGGTCGCAGGCACTCGAGTTCAAGCCGAAGGTGATCATTGCCGGCTGGTCGGCCTACCCGCGCATCGTTGACTTTGCGGCGTTCCGCTCGATCGCCGACGAGGTCGACGCGACGCTGTGGGTGGACATGGCCCACTTCGCCGGGCTGGTGGCCGCCGGGCTGCACCCGTCGCCGGTGCCGCACGCCCAGGTGGTCTCCACCACCGTGCACAAGACCCTCGGCGGCCCCCGCTCCGGTCTGATCGTCGGCCAGAAGGAATTCGCCAAGCAGATCAATTCGGCGGTCTTCCCCGGCCAGCAGGGCGGTCCGCTGATGCACGTGATCGCCGCCAAGGCCGTCGCGCTGAAGATCGCCGGCACGCCGGAGTTCGCCGAGCGTCAGCAGCGGGTGCTGTCGGGCGCGAAGATCCTCGCCGAGCGGCTGCTGGCCGCCGACGTGGCCAAGGCCGGGGTGTCGGTGGTCAGTGGCGGCACCGATGTGCACCTGGTGCTGGTCGACCTGCGGGACTCGCCGCTGGACGGCCAGATGGCCGAGGACCTGCTGCACGAGGTCGGCATCACCGTCAACCGCAACGCCGTCCCGAACGACCCGCGACCGCCGATGGTCACCTCCGGGCTTCGGGTGGGCACCCCCGCGCTGGCTGCCCGTGGCTTCGGCGACGCCGAGTTCACCGAGGTCGCCGATGTCATCGCCACGGCGCTGGCGGCCGGTTCGGCCGCTGACGTGCCGGCGCTGCGGGCCCGGGTCGCCAAGCTGGCGCAGGACTTCCCGCTCTACGACGGCCTGGAGGACTGGAAGCTCGCCTGA
- a CDS encoding MFS transporter, which translates to MNADPAGAELGRATLAKVSRRLIPFLALLFVVNYLDRVNIGFAAPNGMNAELGLTATTFGFASGIFFFGYLLLEIPSNIALHRFGGRRWLARIMLTWGIVSTAIAFVPNAATLVALRFLLGVAEAGFFPGIILYLTFWFPEKQRSRAISLFMVSVPVSTAIGATLSALVIDWGHGVFGLAGWRFMFLVEGLPAIALAFACWLYLTDRPAAADWLNADERQWLETTLADERAAAEAGQHWPLRKALSHPRILALAFVYFGIVYGLYAVGFFLPTIVSGFQQQYGSHLSIIGRGLVTAIPYAIAAIVMVPWARHADRTGERVWHVAIPAIVGGVCIPAALYMANPYLAMVAITLTTCSIMCAMPVFWALPSTFLTGTAAAGGIALINSLGNISGFGGPYVTGWLTDLTGDGKAALWVVGAFSLASAAVVIVLGSAPSTRPAAPDTSSRRR; encoded by the coding sequence ATGAACGCTGACCCCGCCGGGGCTGAGCTGGGCCGGGCGACGCTGGCGAAAGTCTCTCGTCGGCTCATCCCTTTCCTGGCGCTGTTGTTCGTCGTCAACTACCTGGACCGGGTCAATATCGGCTTCGCCGCGCCCAACGGGATGAACGCCGAGCTCGGCCTGACCGCCACCACCTTCGGGTTCGCGTCGGGGATCTTCTTCTTCGGCTACCTGTTGCTGGAGATACCCAGCAATATCGCGCTGCACAGGTTCGGCGGCCGACGCTGGCTGGCCCGGATCATGCTGACCTGGGGAATCGTCAGCACCGCAATCGCTTTCGTGCCCAACGCAGCGACGCTCGTCGCGCTGCGGTTCCTGCTGGGCGTGGCCGAGGCCGGCTTCTTCCCGGGCATCATCCTCTACCTCACGTTCTGGTTCCCGGAGAAGCAGCGATCCCGGGCGATCTCGCTGTTCATGGTGTCGGTGCCGGTGTCCACAGCCATCGGCGCCACCCTGTCCGCACTCGTCATCGACTGGGGCCATGGCGTTTTCGGACTGGCCGGGTGGCGGTTCATGTTCCTCGTCGAGGGGTTGCCGGCCATTGCGTTGGCGTTCGCCTGCTGGCTCTACCTGACCGATCGCCCGGCGGCGGCCGACTGGCTCAACGCCGACGAACGGCAGTGGCTGGAAACCACGTTGGCCGACGAACGTGCTGCCGCCGAGGCCGGTCAGCACTGGCCGCTGCGCAAAGCGCTCAGCCACCCCAGGATCCTGGCCCTGGCGTTCGTATACTTCGGGATCGTCTACGGGCTGTACGCCGTTGGGTTCTTCCTGCCGACCATCGTCTCGGGATTTCAGCAGCAGTACGGCAGCCACCTGAGCATCATCGGACGCGGCCTGGTGACCGCCATCCCCTACGCGATCGCGGCGATCGTGATGGTGCCCTGGGCCCGCCACGCCGACCGGACGGGCGAGCGCGTCTGGCATGTGGCGATCCCCGCGATCGTCGGCGGGGTGTGCATCCCGGCGGCGCTGTATATGGCCAACCCGTACCTGGCGATGGTCGCGATCACGTTGACGACGTGTTCGATCATGTGCGCCATGCCGGTGTTCTGGGCGCTGCCCTCGACGTTCCTCACCGGAACCGCGGCGGCCGGCGGCATCGCCTTGATCAACTCGCTGGGCAACATCAGCGGCTTCGGTGGTCCCTACGTCACGGGTTGGCTGACGGATCTGACCGGCGACGGCAAGGCCGCACTATGGGTGGTGGGAGCATTCTCGCTGGCTTCGGCCGCCGTCGTGATCGTTCTCGGCTCGGCCCCGTCTACCAGACCAGCGGCGCCAGATACTTCTTCGCGTAGGCGCTGA
- a CDS encoding PhoH family protein produces the protein MPEIRTYVLDTSVLLSDPWACTRFAEHEVVVPLVVISELEAKRHHHELGWFARQALRIFDDMRLEHGRLDQPIPVGTQGGTLHVELNHSDPAVLPTGFRTDSNDSRILTCAANLAAEGRRVTLVSKDIPLRVKAAALGLAADEYHAQDVIVSGWTGMDEVEASVEDVDALFDEGEIDLAVARDLPCHTGIRLLAGSSHALGRVNAAKRVQLVRGDREAFGLRGRSAEQRVALDLLLDESVGIVSLGGKAGTGKSALALCAGLEAVLERRTQRKVVVFRPLYAVGGQELGYLPGSENEKMGPWAQAVFDTLEGLASPAVLEEVLSRGMLEVLPLTHIRGRSLHDSFVIVDEAQSLERNVLLTVLSRLGTGSRVVLTHDVAQRDNLRVGRHDGIAAVIEKLKGHPLFAHITLLRSERSPIAALVTEMLEEISGPDLS, from the coding sequence GTGCCTGAAATCCGGACGTACGTGCTCGACACCTCCGTGCTGCTGTCGGACCCGTGGGCTTGCACCCGGTTCGCCGAACACGAGGTTGTCGTCCCACTGGTGGTTATCAGCGAGTTGGAGGCTAAACGCCACCATCACGAGCTCGGCTGGTTCGCCCGCCAGGCGCTGCGCATCTTCGACGATATGCGACTAGAGCACGGACGGCTTGACCAGCCCATTCCCGTTGGGACGCAGGGCGGTACGTTGCACGTCGAGCTCAACCACAGCGACCCCGCGGTGTTGCCGACCGGGTTCCGCACCGACAGCAACGACTCTCGGATCTTGACCTGTGCGGCCAACCTGGCTGCCGAAGGGCGCCGGGTCACGTTGGTGAGCAAGGATATTCCGCTGCGGGTCAAGGCCGCCGCCCTGGGGCTGGCCGCCGACGAGTACCACGCCCAGGACGTCATCGTCTCCGGCTGGACAGGAATGGACGAGGTCGAGGCGTCTGTCGAGGACGTCGACGCGCTGTTCGACGAGGGCGAGATCGACCTGGCCGTCGCCCGGGATCTGCCGTGCCACACTGGAATCCGTCTTCTCGCCGGCAGCTCGCACGCATTGGGCCGGGTGAACGCGGCTAAGCGGGTGCAGCTGGTCCGCGGCGACCGGGAGGCGTTCGGCCTGCGCGGTCGGTCCGCCGAGCAGCGGGTGGCGCTGGATCTGCTGCTCGACGAATCGGTGGGCATCGTCTCGCTGGGCGGCAAGGCCGGTACCGGCAAGTCCGCGCTGGCGCTGTGCGCCGGCTTGGAAGCCGTCTTGGAGCGGCGCACCCAGCGCAAGGTGGTGGTGTTCCGCCCGCTCTACGCCGTCGGCGGACAGGAACTGGGCTACCTGCCGGGTAGTGAGAACGAGAAGATGGGGCCGTGGGCTCAGGCGGTGTTCGACACCCTTGAGGGCCTGGCCAGCCCGGCGGTGCTCGAGGAGGTGCTGTCGCGCGGCATGCTCGAAGTGCTGCCACTGACGCATATTCGGGGCCGCTCGCTGCACGACTCGTTCGTAATCGTCGACGAAGCGCAATCGCTGGAGCGCAACGTGCTGCTGACCGTGCTGTCGCGGCTGGGCACCGGCTCGCGGGTGGTGCTCACCCACGACGTCGCGCAGCGGGACAACCTGCGGGTCGGCCGGCACGACGGCATCGCCGCGGTGATCGAGAAGCTCAAAGGTCACCCGTTGTTCGCGCACATCACCCTGCTGCGCAGCGAACGCTCGCCGATTGCCGCACTGGTCACCGAGATGCTCGAGGAGATCAGCGGACCCGACTTGAGCTGA
- a CDS encoding oxygenase MpaB family protein: MTAATRPITSIDPATRIRPEVMAQFRRHSGSVLSGLFGAAAFDEVALVPVAAAVDKTGRFERNFTDRAIRSGFSALLAIWGDAEDRAAEGERLKRMHRDVHGRGKGDFADVRYSALNPRLWNWIAVSGMFVTLNSFAPVTGIKWNDAEREAAYQQLVEAFRALELPGKAGKFPATYAEAAEYYDQMVQTDLAANPFLDRVTAGLGKLPLPSALPAPVRTAAAPLWSVVSAGAGRVVKICSFGIMHPGVRELTGFRWQPHHDVEFNVYTQLLQMAWRVLPDRVVLVPLAYNRLQYEKLVKMHRSVALDSFAPPGGCPMG, encoded by the coding sequence ATGACGGCAGCGACCCGTCCAATCACCAGCATCGATCCCGCCACTCGGATTCGGCCTGAGGTGATGGCCCAGTTCCGCAGGCACTCCGGCAGCGTGTTGTCGGGCCTGTTCGGCGCCGCGGCGTTCGATGAGGTGGCGTTGGTGCCGGTGGCCGCCGCAGTGGACAAGACCGGACGCTTCGAACGCAACTTCACCGACCGCGCCATCCGCAGCGGATTCTCTGCGCTGCTTGCCATCTGGGGCGACGCCGAGGATCGTGCCGCCGAGGGTGAGCGACTCAAGCGGATGCACCGCGACGTTCACGGCCGCGGCAAGGGGGACTTCGCCGATGTCCGCTACAGCGCGCTGAACCCGCGCCTGTGGAACTGGATTGCCGTCAGCGGCATGTTCGTGACCCTCAATTCGTTCGCTCCGGTCACCGGTATCAAATGGAATGACGCCGAGCGAGAGGCGGCCTACCAGCAACTGGTTGAGGCGTTCCGTGCGCTCGAGTTGCCCGGCAAGGCCGGCAAGTTCCCTGCAACCTACGCCGAGGCCGCCGAATACTACGACCAGATGGTGCAGACCGACTTGGCGGCCAACCCGTTCTTGGATCGGGTCACTGCCGGCCTGGGCAAGTTGCCGCTGCCGTCAGCGCTGCCGGCACCGGTTCGTACCGCGGCTGCTCCGCTGTGGTCTGTGGTCAGCGCGGGGGCCGGCCGGGTGGTCAAGATCTGTTCGTTCGGGATCATGCATCCCGGCGTACGGGAGCTGACCGGCTTCCGGTGGCAGCCACACCACGACGTCGAATTCAACGTCTACACCCAGCTGCTGCAGATGGCGTGGCGGGTTTTGCCCGATCGCGTGGTGCTGGTGCCGCTGGCCTACAACCGGCTGCAGTACGAGAAGCTGGTGAAGATGCACCGCTCAGTCGCGCTGGATTCCTTTGCGCCGCCCGGCGGCTGCCCGATGGGATGA
- a CDS encoding class II fumarate hydratase, which yields MSEIEYRIEHDTMGEVRVPVTALWRAQTQRAVENFPISGRGLERTQIRALGLLKSACAQVNADLGLLAPEKAAAIKAAAAEIADGKHDDQFPIDVFQTGSGTSSNMNTNEVIASIAAANGVTVHPNDDVNMSQSSNDTFPTATHIAATEAAVRHLIPALQVLHDALAAKAVEWRTVVKSGRTHLMDAVPVTLGQEFSGYARQIAAGIERVQSTLPRLGELAIGGTAVGTGLNAPEGFGAKVVEVLVAETGITELRTAANSFEAQAARDGLVEASGALRTIAVSLTKIANDIRWMGSGPLTGLAEIQLPDLQPGSSIMPGKVNPVLPEAVTQVAAQVIGNDAAIAWGGGNGAFELNVYIPMMARNMLESFKLLTNVSKLFAERCIVGLVANEEHLRELAESSPSIVTPLNSAIGYEEAAAVAKQALKERKTIRQTVIDRGLIGEKLSEAELDKRLDVLAMAKVKD from the coding sequence ATGAGCGAGATCGAATACCGCATCGAACACGACACCATGGGCGAGGTCCGGGTGCCGGTGACCGCGCTGTGGCGCGCGCAGACCCAGCGCGCGGTGGAGAACTTCCCGATCTCCGGGCGCGGCCTGGAGCGCACCCAGATCCGGGCGCTCGGGCTGCTCAAGAGCGCGTGCGCGCAGGTGAACGCCGACCTTGGCCTGCTGGCCCCGGAGAAGGCCGCCGCCATCAAGGCCGCCGCCGCCGAGATCGCCGACGGCAAGCACGACGACCAGTTCCCCATCGACGTGTTCCAGACCGGCTCGGGCACCAGCTCGAACATGAACACCAACGAGGTGATCGCATCGATCGCCGCTGCCAACGGCGTCACGGTGCACCCCAACGACGACGTGAACATGTCGCAGTCGTCCAACGACACCTTCCCGACCGCCACCCACATCGCGGCCACCGAAGCCGCGGTACGCCACCTGATTCCGGCCCTGCAGGTGCTACACGACGCACTGGCCGCCAAGGCCGTCGAGTGGCGCACCGTGGTCAAGTCGGGCCGCACCCACCTGATGGACGCCGTCCCGGTGACCCTGGGCCAGGAGTTCTCCGGTTACGCCCGCCAGATCGCCGCAGGGATCGAGCGGGTGCAGTCGACGCTGCCCCGGCTGGGTGAGCTGGCCATCGGCGGCACCGCCGTCGGCACCGGGTTGAACGCCCCGGAGGGTTTCGGCGCCAAGGTGGTCGAGGTGCTGGTCGCCGAGACCGGGATCACCGAGCTGCGTACCGCGGCGAACTCGTTCGAGGCCCAGGCGGCGCGCGACGGCCTGGTCGAGGCTTCCGGGGCGCTGCGCACCATCGCGGTGTCGCTGACCAAGATCGCCAACGACATCCGCTGGATGGGTTCGGGGCCGCTGACCGGCCTGGCCGAAATTCAGCTGCCGGACCTGCAGCCCGGTAGCTCGATCATGCCGGGCAAGGTGAATCCCGTTCTGCCCGAAGCGGTTACCCAGGTGGCGGCGCAGGTGATCGGCAACGACGCGGCGATCGCCTGGGGCGGCGGTAACGGCGCCTTCGAGCTGAACGTCTACATCCCGATGATGGCCCGCAACATGCTGGAGTCGTTCAAGCTGCTGACCAACGTCTCGAAGCTGTTCGCCGAGCGCTGCATCGTCGGACTGGTCGCCAATGAGGAGCACCTGCGGGAGCTGGCCGAGTCCAGCCCGTCGATCGTGACGCCGCTGAACTCCGCTATCGGCTACGAGGAGGCCGCCGCGGTGGCCAAGCAGGCCCTCAAGGAGCGCAAGACCATCCGTCAGACGGTGATCGACCGCGGCCTGATCGGCGAGAAGCTGTCGGAGGCCGAGCTGGACAAGCGCCTCGACGTGCTGGCGATGGCCAAGGTGAAGGACTAG
- a CDS encoding polysaccharide deacetylase family protein, producing MAVAVLGACTSHVHEASAEPVDCAVDKCVALTFDDGPSPYTDRLLGILNDAGARSTFFLIGNKVAADPAGAKRIADAGMEIGSHTWEHPNMTTIPAADVPAQFAKATDAIRSATGVTPTLWRPPGGLTDAAVNARAAEAGQAAILWDVIPFDWINDADTNATRYMLMTQIKPGSVVLFHDTYSSTVDLVYQFLPVLKANGYHVVTVSQLLGPRAPGSVYGSRENGPPVNELKDIPPADIPGLPATPSPPPMPNFPITDIAGANSGGPNNGA from the coding sequence ATGGCCGTTGCGGTGCTCGGCGCCTGCACCAGCCATGTCCACGAGGCGTCGGCCGAACCGGTGGACTGCGCCGTGGACAAGTGTGTGGCGCTGACATTCGACGACGGTCCCTCGCCCTACACCGACCGGCTGTTGGGGATCTTGAACGACGCCGGTGCGCGCTCCACGTTCTTCCTGATCGGCAACAAGGTGGCGGCCGACCCGGCAGGCGCCAAGCGGATCGCCGACGCTGGCATGGAGATCGGCAGTCATACCTGGGAACACCCGAACATGACCACGATCCCGGCCGCGGACGTGCCCGCGCAGTTCGCCAAGGCCACCGACGCGATCCGCTCCGCCACCGGCGTCACGCCGACACTGTGGCGCCCACCCGGCGGGCTCACCGACGCGGCGGTCAACGCTCGGGCCGCCGAGGCCGGACAGGCCGCGATCCTGTGGGATGTCATCCCGTTCGACTGGATCAACGACGCCGACACCAATGCCACCCGCTACATGCTGATGACCCAGATCAAGCCGGGGTCGGTGGTGTTGTTCCACGACACGTACTCGTCCACGGTGGATCTGGTCTACCAGTTCCTGCCAGTGCTCAAAGCCAATGGCTACCACGTGGTTACGGTCAGCCAGCTGCTCGGCCCGCGCGCGCCGGGCAGCGTGTACGGGAGCCGGGAGAACGGCCCGCCGGTCAACGAGCTGAAGGACATCCCGCCCGCGGACATCCCTGGTCTGCCGGCGACGCCGTCGCCGCCGCCGATGCCGAATTTCCCGATCACCGACATTGCCGGGGCGAATTCGGGGGGACCCAACAACGGGGCGTGA
- the glpX gene encoding class II fructose-bisphosphatase codes for MTGPTRREAPDRNLALELVRVTEAGAMASGRWVGRGDKEGGDGAAVDAMRELVNSVSMRGVVVIGEGEKDHAPMLYNGEEVGNGDGPDCDFAVDPVDGTTLMSKGMPNAISVLAVAERGAMFDPSAVFYMNKIAVGPEAADVLDITKPIADNIAAVAKVKGLSPRDMTVCILDRPRHRQLIHDVRATGARIRLITDGDVAGAISACRPDSGTDMLAGIGGTPEGIIAAAAIRCMGGAIQAQLAPTDEAERQKALDAGYDLDAVLSTEDLVSGENVFFCATGVTDGDLLKGVRYYPGGCTTQSIVMRSKSGTVRMIEAYHRLSKLNEYSAVDFTGDSRAAYPLP; via the coding sequence ATGACGGGACCAACTCGACGCGAAGCCCCAGACCGCAACCTGGCCTTGGAGCTGGTGCGGGTGACCGAGGCCGGTGCCATGGCATCCGGCCGCTGGGTGGGCCGCGGCGACAAGGAAGGCGGCGACGGCGCGGCCGTCGACGCGATGCGCGAACTGGTGAACTCGGTGTCCATGCGCGGCGTGGTGGTGATCGGCGAGGGCGAGAAGGACCACGCGCCGATGCTCTACAACGGCGAAGAAGTGGGCAACGGTGACGGCCCCGACTGCGACTTCGCCGTCGACCCGGTCGACGGCACCACCCTGATGAGCAAGGGCATGCCCAACGCGATCTCGGTGCTGGCGGTGGCCGAGCGCGGCGCGATGTTCGACCCGTCGGCGGTGTTCTACATGAACAAGATCGCCGTCGGCCCGGAGGCCGCCGACGTGCTGGACATCACCAAGCCGATCGCGGACAACATCGCCGCGGTCGCCAAGGTCAAGGGCCTGTCACCCCGGGATATGACGGTGTGCATCCTGGACCGGCCCCGGCACCGCCAGCTGATTCACGACGTGCGCGCCACCGGTGCGCGCATCCGGCTGATCACCGACGGTGACGTGGCCGGCGCCATTTCGGCGTGCCGCCCCGACTCGGGCACCGACATGCTCGCCGGGATCGGCGGAACCCCCGAGGGCATCATCGCCGCGGCCGCGATCCGCTGTATGGGCGGGGCGATCCAGGCCCAGCTGGCGCCCACCGACGAGGCAGAGCGGCAGAAAGCCCTCGACGCCGGCTACGACCTGGACGCGGTGCTGAGCACCGAGGACCTGGTCTCCGGTGAGAACGTGTTCTTCTGCGCCACCGGGGTCACCGACGGCGACCTGCTCAAGGGCGTGCGCTACTACCCCGGCGGCTGCACCACCCAGTCGATCGTGATGCGTTCCAAGTCCGGCACCGTCCGGATGATCGAGGCCTACCACCGGCTGTCGAAGCTCAACGAGTACTCGGCCGTCGACTTCACCGGCGACTCCCGCGCCGCCTATCCCCTGCCCTGA